A genomic region of Methanomassiliicoccus sp. contains the following coding sequences:
- a CDS encoding PAS domain S-box protein, translating into MDKSTMPFVAGYPDGKTMAFNEAFTKLSGYSEDELRGMPWVLYLTPPECQDREAQAMEELRKTGQPQFYEKWQLNKDGSKTPVEVILCQTNDKDGKVQYYYALIKDLTEKKKAEKLEKELQEIKERNQYMIGTAFEGLAIVQEGKIVEVNEHYATMTGYDTGELIGMSLSSLVTPGLRGLVSPQLSGAAEGTFEVMLNRKDGRALTVEIVSRDIMYKGKEARMERVRDITEKRKAQEDKENLMKQLSSVSEELSELKQLSSIPVNAAAPQQTLETLLRNLAQVTRAEGAMVMSRKGDDMTGRASYGFGEAVPTNLEVSVGEEFPGNIVKEDRAVFVESVQYGEVSSALKSSGAKSLLGVPIKQGSDIIGTLFVAWDTPKTENDRDAKLLEVVADRCASALVTQNISERDLADEEVGRSLSEIKSTLSSALRFGDPNNR; encoded by the coding sequence ATGGATAAATCGACCATGCCCTTCGTGGCCGGCTATCCCGACGGAAAGACCATGGCGTTCAATGAGGCGTTCACCAAGCTCAGCGGCTATTCCGAGGACGAGCTGCGAGGAATGCCCTGGGTCCTTTACCTAACGCCGCCGGAGTGCCAGGACAGGGAGGCTCAGGCCATGGAGGAGCTGAGGAAGACCGGTCAACCCCAGTTCTACGAGAAGTGGCAGCTCAACAAGGACGGGTCCAAGACCCCTGTGGAGGTCATCCTCTGCCAGACCAACGACAAGGATGGAAAGGTACAGTACTATTACGCCCTCATAAAGGACCTTACGGAGAAGAAGAAAGCCGAGAAGCTAGAGAAGGAGCTTCAGGAGATCAAGGAAAGGAACCAGTACATGATCGGGACCGCCTTCGAGGGATTGGCCATAGTTCAGGAGGGAAAGATCGTGGAAGTGAACGAGCACTATGCCACCATGACCGGTTACGACACCGGTGAGCTCATCGGCATGTCGCTCTCTTCCCTGGTGACTCCTGGCCTGCGCGGCCTGGTATCCCCCCAGCTATCCGGGGCGGCGGAGGGTACATTCGAGGTCATGCTCAACCGCAAGGACGGAAGGGCCCTCACCGTGGAGATCGTGTCGCGGGACATCATGTACAAGGGCAAGGAGGCGCGGATGGAGAGGGTCCGCGATATCACTGAGAAGCGGAAGGCCCAGGAGGACAAGGAGAACCTTATGAAGCAGCTGTCCTCGGTGAGCGAGGAGCTCTCGGAGCTGAAGCAGCTGTCCTCCATCCCCGTCAACGCCGCGGCACCCCAGCAGACCCTGGAGACGCTCCTGCGTAACCTGGCGCAGGTCACTCGCGCCGAGGGCGCCATGGTGATGAGCCGAAAGGGCGACGACATGACCGGCCGTGCCAGCTATGGCTTCGGGGAGGCCGTCCCCACGAACCTTGAGGTGAGCGTGGGCGAGGAATTCCCTGGAAATATCGTGAAGGAGGACCGCGCGGTGTTCGTGGAGAGCGTCCAGTACGGAGAGGTCTCCAGCGCCCTCAAGAGCTCGGGGGCCAAATCCCTCCTGGGCGTGCCCATAAAGCAGGGCTCGGACATCATCGGGACGCTGTTCGTGGCCTGGGACACTCCCAAGACCGAGAACGACCGCGATGCCAAGCTCTTGGAGGTTGTCGCCGACCGCTGCGCCTCCGCCCTCGTCACCCAGAACATCTCAGAGCGTGACCTGGCGGACGAGGAGGTGGGCAGGTCCCTGAGCGAGATCAAGAGCACTCTCAGCTCTGCTCTTAGGTTCGGAGATCCCAACAACCGTTGA
- a CDS encoding transposase — translation MRLLVCSLEDNASVNIRDRILALADWTEQGTMEGSPVYYLKDMALITVPRLHLWNDNIDKAAARALGTSVEEVVFLSRHKAASGKRSLTVHPIGNWGRADYGGREGTVVPSAPHLMSSLLRQLKEEAAGLEFEITFEVTHHGPYLETPTLFIEIGSSEATWGDHDAAQAIARSLLNVEVSAYPVAMGIGGGHYAPRFSESSLFKKIDFGHMLPNHAFDLEDKEGLADKIRRGMEGSGASLAYIHRKSMKRSEATTLSELVRSMGYGTVDSSDLENIHPSDP, via the coding sequence ATGAGGTTATTGGTGTGTAGTCTGGAGGACAATGCGAGCGTGAACATCCGGGACCGGATCCTGGCCCTTGCCGATTGGACCGAGCAAGGAACGATGGAAGGCTCGCCCGTGTACTACCTGAAGGACATGGCCTTGATCACCGTCCCCCGCCTCCATCTGTGGAACGACAACATCGACAAGGCCGCAGCGAGAGCGCTGGGCACGTCCGTGGAGGAGGTGGTGTTCCTCTCTCGCCACAAGGCGGCCTCAGGAAAACGATCCCTCACCGTGCACCCCATAGGCAACTGGGGCCGGGCGGATTACGGCGGCAGGGAGGGGACCGTGGTCCCCTCGGCCCCCCATCTGATGTCCTCCCTGCTGAGGCAGCTGAAGGAGGAAGCGGCAGGGCTGGAGTTCGAGATCACCTTCGAAGTAACACATCACGGCCCCTACCTGGAGACGCCTACATTGTTCATAGAGATCGGCAGCAGTGAGGCCACCTGGGGGGACCATGACGCCGCCCAGGCCATCGCCCGCTCCCTGTTGAACGTGGAGGTGTCCGCTTACCCCGTGGCCATGGGGATCGGGGGCGGCCACTATGCTCCCCGGTTCTCCGAGTCTAGTCTGTTCAAGAAGATCGATTTCGGTCATATGCTGCCCAACCACGCCTTCGATCTGGAGGACAAGGAGGGTCTGGCCGATAAGATCAGGAGGGGCATGGAGGGAAGCGGGGCTTCCCTTGCTTACATCCACAGGAAATCGATGAAGCGGTCCGAGGCCACCACGCTCTCCGAGCTCGTGAGGTCGATGGGCTATGGGACGGTGGACAGCTCGGACCTGGAGAACATCCACCCGTCCGACCCCTGA
- a CDS encoding carboxymuconolactone decarboxylase family protein: protein MTEEGKQCKRIKNLKDDVSAEEAVAEMKCRMGNYAPHTLHHIREHNPELAVVIKELDRVLVEDGALDRKTKRLIALACVATRMCEGCIYPQARVAVNYGATKQEIVEAMHVAVVCGGVPTWSVARSGLSELFAEMEEEKAAESAKPAVSSKAKTKTRKK from the coding sequence ATGACAGAGGAAGGTAAGCAGTGCAAGCGGATCAAGAACCTGAAGGACGATGTCAGCGCAGAGGAAGCGGTCGCGGAGATGAAGTGCCGCATGGGCAACTACGCACCCCACACCCTCCATCATATAAGGGAGCACAACCCTGAACTTGCAGTTGTAATAAAAGAACTGGACAGGGTCCTAGTGGAAGATGGGGCCTTGGACCGCAAGACCAAGAGGCTCATCGCCCTGGCCTGCGTGGCCACCCGGATGTGCGAAGGTTGCATATACCCACAGGCGCGGGTCGCCGTCAACTACGGGGCCACCAAGCAGGAGATCGTTGAGGCCATGCACGTAGCGGTGGTGTGCGGCGGGGTTCCCACCTGGTCGGTTGCCAGGAGCGGACTGAGCGAGCTGTTCGCCGAAATGGAAGAGGAGAAGGCCGCGGAAAGCGCTAAGCCAGCCGTATCTTCCAAGGCCAAGACGAAGACCCGCAAGAAGTGA
- the pyrH gene encoding UMP kinase: MEKVVISLGGSILIPDDRDGTFLKDLASLLRTLTDDLEIYVVCGGGKVARYYINTGRDLDATEEQLDELGIGVTRLNARLLQLALKDMAYDEVPVTVEETAAQGRCGRVAVMGGTTPGHTTDGVSAALAEKVGASRIVNATSVDGVYSADPRKFPEARRYDRLTFDQLGEMMAGGHGAGNSHVFDPMGAEIVKRCRIPLFIVSGRDLQDMEDAIRGRKVKGTVIGG; this comes from the coding sequence ATGGAAAAGGTAGTCATCTCGCTGGGAGGCTCCATCTTGATCCCGGACGATCGGGACGGAACCTTCCTCAAGGATCTCGCATCCCTGCTCAGGACCTTGACCGACGATCTGGAGATCTACGTCGTGTGCGGAGGCGGCAAGGTCGCTCGCTATTACATCAACACCGGCCGCGACCTCGATGCCACGGAGGAACAGCTGGACGAGCTGGGCATCGGTGTGACCCGACTCAACGCCCGCCTCCTACAGCTCGCGCTCAAGGACATGGCCTACGACGAGGTGCCGGTCACCGTCGAGGAGACGGCCGCCCAGGGCCGATGTGGCCGGGTGGCGGTGATGGGGGGTACCACTCCCGGGCATACCACCGACGGGGTGTCCGCGGCGCTGGCCGAGAAGGTCGGAGCCTCACGTATAGTCAACGCCACTTCTGTGGACGGGGTGTACTCCGCCGACCCCCGGAAGTTCCCTGAGGCCAGGAGGTACGATCGGTTGACCTTCGATCAGCTCGGGGAGATGATGGCAGGAGGCCACGGAGCCGGAAACTCGCACGTGTTCGATCCCATGGGGGCGGAGATCGTCAAGAGGTGCCGCATACCCCTGTTCATCGTGTCCGGTCGCGATCTCCAGGACATGGAGGACGCGATCAGAGGCAGGAAGGTCAAAGGCACCGTGATCGGCGGTTGA
- the prf1 gene encoding peptide chain release factor 1: MAPDESDNERMMEKRRYDFKRALEEIRNIHGRGTELVSVYVPPDKQISDVANYLRNEYSQSLNIKSKRTNKAVTGAIESILARLKYFKTPPENGVIFFVGEAPTAGDQTRQVQFVLEPPEPITTFMYRCDSEFYTEKLWDMLDEKTTFGLLVIDRSESTIGLLKGKRVIPVKNIQSLVPSKHGRGGQSALRFERLIEIAAHEFYKKTADIANEAFLAQSDLEGVLIGGPGPTKEFFVKEEYLHHELRKKIIDTFDTGYTDEYGLKELVEKAKDSLADLDLMREKALMQRLLEEIRKSDGGLASYGEEQVRHALALGAVDTLLISEGLRKVRVTMKCPECGWSGTLTMDKVEDAKCPSCPGATPIIESSVDFVDAFYEDASKVGSKVELLSVDSEEGELLLKAFGGIAAILRYGIGGM; this comes from the coding sequence ATGGCTCCAGATGAGAGCGATAATGAGAGGATGATGGAGAAGCGCAGGTATGATTTCAAGCGCGCTCTAGAAGAGATAAGGAACATCCATGGGCGAGGTACCGAGCTGGTATCCGTCTACGTGCCCCCGGACAAGCAGATATCCGATGTGGCCAACTACCTAAGGAACGAATATTCACAATCACTGAACATCAAGAGCAAGAGGACCAATAAGGCCGTCACAGGGGCCATCGAGTCCATACTGGCACGCCTGAAATATTTCAAGACCCCTCCCGAGAACGGCGTGATATTCTTCGTGGGTGAAGCGCCGACCGCAGGAGATCAGACCAGGCAGGTGCAGTTCGTCCTGGAACCCCCTGAACCGATCACCACGTTCATGTACCGCTGCGACTCCGAGTTCTACACCGAGAAGCTGTGGGACATGCTTGATGAGAAGACCACCTTCGGCCTTCTGGTCATCGACAGGTCGGAGTCCACCATCGGACTGTTGAAGGGCAAGAGGGTCATACCGGTGAAGAACATCCAGTCCCTGGTGCCGTCCAAGCACGGACGCGGTGGCCAATCGGCCCTGCGTTTCGAGCGGCTCATCGAGATCGCCGCGCACGAGTTCTACAAGAAGACCGCGGACATCGCCAACGAGGCGTTCCTGGCCCAGTCGGACCTGGAGGGAGTACTGATCGGCGGTCCCGGCCCCACCAAGGAGTTCTTCGTGAAAGAAGAGTACCTTCATCACGAGCTGAGGAAGAAGATCATCGACACCTTCGATACCGGCTATACTGACGAGTACGGCCTCAAGGAGCTGGTGGAGAAGGCCAAAGATTCGCTCGCGGACCTGGACCTGATGCGGGAGAAGGCGCTGATGCAGAGGCTGCTGGAGGAGATACGCAAGTCCGACGGCGGCCTCGCCTCCTATGGAGAGGAGCAGGTGCGGCACGCCCTGGCGCTGGGAGCGGTGGACACTCTGCTGATCTCCGAGGGTCTGAGGAAGGTGCGGGTGACCATGAAATGTCCGGAGTGCGGATGGTCCGGAACCCTAACCATGGACAAGGTGGAGGACGCCAAGTGCCCCTCCTGCCCCGGGGCCACGCCGATAATAGAGAGCTCGGTGGACTTTGTAGACGCGTTCTACGAGGACGCCTCCAAGGTGGGCTCCAAAGTGGAGCTGCTCTCGGTCGACTCTGAGGAAGGGGAGCTGTTGCTCAAGGCCTTCGGTGGCATTGCGGCCATCCTTCGATATGGGATCGGTGGGATGTGA
- a CDS encoding arginine--tRNA ligase, with protein sequence MDPLEPFREEVRIAAQKAFAQMGADVSFEIEVPSTGIADFAVPCFPLAKKLRKAPPLIAEEAAALIPSLGLVSKVWAEKGYLNFQLNDGQLNVSTLEAIAAMKGSYGRGDLEKKRVLLEHTSVNPTGPIHVGRARNPIIGDTLARCMRAYGYDVTTEYYVNDVGKQVVMLTWGLENIPAEDLPEVAGDKADHRLVVYYQKANKMMESDPEVERQVGQMLRRFEDGDEEVMGKVRRTAKLMLDGIIESLVSINVIIDQFTWESQFIKDGSAHRVVAELKRSEHCSEEKGACYLELKPFGIHGKETRFFFTRADGTTLYTTRDMAYHLDKFKRADRMINILGEDQKLGQAQLAIALKLLGQDRAPECVFYSFVSLPEGRMSTRKGTVVYLDDLIEEAEERALEEVRKRRTDLSEERMREIAKAIGRGAVRYNIVRVQPEKPLVFKWEDALNFEGNSAPFVQYAHARACSIQRKAGISEGAYDPATLTNEYELRLVRVLARYPSVIREAGEKARIQVLPAFGHELAAAFNQFYTYVPVLKGEENREVRLALVDATRIVLANVLNTLGLSAPEEM encoded by the coding sequence ATGGACCCCCTGGAGCCGTTCCGAGAGGAGGTCCGTATCGCGGCCCAGAAGGCGTTCGCCCAGATGGGTGCGGACGTGAGCTTCGAGATCGAGGTGCCATCGACCGGGATCGCCGATTTTGCGGTGCCCTGCTTCCCCCTGGCCAAGAAGCTGCGGAAGGCGCCACCACTTATTGCTGAAGAGGCGGCCGCCCTCATCCCCTCCCTGGGCCTGGTCTCTAAGGTGTGGGCGGAAAAAGGCTACCTCAACTTCCAGCTCAACGACGGCCAGCTGAACGTCAGCACCCTGGAGGCCATAGCGGCGATGAAGGGTAGCTACGGCCGCGGGGACCTGGAGAAGAAGAGAGTGCTCCTGGAGCACACCTCGGTAAACCCTACCGGCCCCATACATGTGGGGAGGGCCCGCAACCCCATAATCGGAGACACGTTGGCCAGGTGCATGCGGGCCTACGGCTACGATGTCACCACCGAGTACTACGTCAACGATGTAGGCAAGCAGGTGGTCATGCTCACCTGGGGCCTGGAGAACATCCCCGCAGAGGATCTCCCGGAGGTCGCTGGCGACAAGGCCGACCACCGCCTCGTGGTCTACTACCAGAAGGCCAACAAGATGATGGAGTCTGACCCTGAGGTGGAGAGGCAGGTGGGGCAGATGCTGCGCCGCTTCGAGGATGGGGACGAGGAGGTCATGGGCAAGGTCCGCAGGACCGCCAAGCTCATGCTGGACGGCATCATCGAGAGCTTGGTCTCCATAAACGTCATCATAGACCAGTTCACCTGGGAATCCCAGTTCATCAAGGACGGGTCGGCCCACCGCGTGGTGGCGGAGCTGAAGCGCTCCGAGCACTGCTCCGAGGAGAAGGGCGCCTGCTATCTGGAGCTGAAGCCCTTCGGCATCCATGGCAAGGAGACCCGGTTCTTCTTCACCAGGGCTGACGGCACCACGCTTTACACCACCAGGGACATGGCATATCACCTTGACAAGTTCAAGCGTGCGGACCGTATGATCAACATCCTGGGAGAGGACCAGAAGCTGGGCCAGGCACAGCTGGCCATCGCCCTCAAGCTCCTGGGCCAGGACCGGGCTCCGGAGTGCGTGTTCTACTCCTTCGTATCCCTGCCTGAGGGACGTATGTCCACCCGCAAGGGAACGGTGGTGTATCTTGACGACCTCATCGAGGAGGCCGAGGAGCGTGCCCTGGAGGAGGTCAGGAAGCGGCGGACGGACCTCTCAGAGGAGCGCATGCGCGAGATCGCCAAGGCCATCGGTAGGGGGGCGGTGCGTTATAATATAGTGCGGGTTCAGCCCGAGAAGCCCCTGGTCTTCAAGTGGGAGGACGCCCTCAACTTCGAGGGCAACAGCGCCCCCTTCGTGCAGTACGCCCACGCCCGTGCGTGCAGCATCCAGAGGAAGGCCGGAATCAGCGAGGGAGCGTACGATCCGGCGACCCTCACCAACGAGTACGAGCTGCGGCTCGTCCGCGTCCTCGCCCGTTATCCCTCCGTGATCAGGGAGGCGGGGGAGAAGGCCCGTATCCAGGTCCTGCCCGCGTTCGGCCACGAGCTGGCCGCTGCTTTCAACCAGTTCTACACCTACGTCCCGGTGCTGAAGGGCGAGGAGAACAGGGAGGTCCGCCTGGCCCTTGTCGATGCCACCCGCATCGTCCTGGCCAATGTCCTCAACACCCTGGGTCTGAGCGCTCCTGAGGAGATGTGA
- a CDS encoding GNAT family N-acetyltransferase, translating into MKIVPLTDEERVSVRMLELACVREYVEGPMAMKWDDFSQEVRQKLGASASGSFSFYRDQGLSFIAKEGDQVVGFVFGQMVQWIDGIEKAVWLENIGVDREFRRMGIGYMLLRHLALEGKKKGALVVHSSIAPNNISSLLLHKKMGFMAEDRKVAYLDLEKYV; encoded by the coding sequence ATGAAGATAGTCCCCCTGACCGATGAGGAACGCGTGTCGGTGCGCATGCTGGAACTGGCCTGCGTGCGGGAGTATGTCGAGGGGCCCATGGCAATGAAGTGGGACGACTTCTCTCAGGAGGTCAGGCAGAAGTTGGGAGCGTCGGCCAGCGGCTCGTTCTCGTTCTACCGGGACCAGGGCCTCAGCTTCATAGCCAAGGAGGGGGACCAGGTAGTGGGCTTCGTCTTCGGCCAGATGGTCCAATGGATCGACGGCATCGAGAAAGCGGTGTGGCTGGAGAACATTGGGGTGGACAGGGAGTTCCGCCGGATGGGCATCGGCTACATGCTCCTGCGGCATCTGGCGCTGGAGGGCAAGAAGAAGGGTGCCCTGGTCGTCCACAGTTCGATAGCCCCGAACAACATCAGCTCGCTCCTCCTGCATAAGAAGATGGGGTTCATGGCCGAGGACAGGAAGGTAGCGTACCTGGACCTGGAGAAGTACGTCTAA
- a CDS encoding lipoate--protein ligase family protein, whose product MRLRLVDTDLVSPERSAAIDEAILQARGEGSVPDTLHLYRRSGPTVSLGYFERSDECLDMEAMERLGVRAVRRASGGSAIYTDPGQLIYSVIMDRRSVPEDPQETFRMLCRGLVLGLEELGVSAEYKPVNDILVDGRKISGSAQMRRGGAVLQHGTLLVSVDYDRMFAVLRSNKRVRASMVSLSELIVPVPSMDAVKIAVVRGFSKALGCTMEKGYLTSNEVQSMDDLVATKYGREQHTFLR is encoded by the coding sequence ATGCGCCTTCGTCTCGTGGACACGGACCTGGTGAGCCCGGAGCGCTCCGCGGCCATCGACGAGGCCATCCTCCAGGCGAGGGGGGAAGGGTCCGTCCCCGATACGCTTCACCTGTACCGAAGGAGCGGTCCCACGGTCTCCCTGGGCTATTTTGAAAGGTCTGACGAATGCCTGGACATGGAGGCCATGGAACGTCTGGGGGTGAGGGCGGTAAGGCGGGCGAGCGGCGGCAGCGCCATATATACCGATCCCGGACAGCTCATCTACTCTGTGATCATGGACCGCCGCTCCGTCCCCGAGGATCCCCAAGAGACGTTCCGTATGCTCTGTCGGGGGCTGGTCCTGGGCCTGGAGGAGCTGGGGGTGAGTGCTGAATATAAGCCAGTGAACGACATCCTGGTCGACGGCCGCAAGATCTCCGGGAGCGCCCAGATGCGCAGGGGGGGTGCGGTCCTGCAGCACGGGACGTTGTTGGTAAGCGTCGACTATGACAGGATGTTCGCGGTCCTGCGCTCGAACAAGCGCGTCCGTGCCTCCATGGTCTCCTTGTCAGAGTTAATTGTGCCTGTACCGTCCATGGACGCGGTGAAAATAGCGGTGGTCCGGGGGTTCTCGAAAGCTCTGGGATGCACTATGGAGAAGGGGTATCTGACCTCCAACGAGGTTCAATCGATGGATGACCTGGTGGCTACGAAGTACGGCCGGGAACAGCATACCTTCCTGCGTTAG
- a CDS encoding formate--phosphoribosylaminoimidazolecarboxamide ligase family protein has protein sequence MIERKAIHEVLEDYDPSSAMIGVIGSHSALDTCDGAVEEGFHTLAVCQEGRDAPYSRYFKAFRDKKDNVTRGMVDEVMLLPRFKDILRPDIMSDLRSRNVLFVPNRSFTSYCSIDSVENDFLVPLVGSRNLLRSEDRGGPQDYYWLLDKAGMPYPRKITDPQDIDSLSIVKLHHAKKKLERGFFTCASYDEYVQKSEQLIRQGVIDRETLESARMEEYIIGPVFNLDFFYSPLEKRGERVELIGVDWRFESSLDGHVRIPAVQQITLNEEQKVPEYTVCGHNSATLRESLLEKAFELAEKYVQATKELFSPGIIGPFCLQTCVDKDLNFFIYDVAPRIGGGTNVHMNVGHAYGNSLWRQNMSTGRRLAMEVRRAVEEGRLKEIVT, from the coding sequence ATGATAGAACGTAAGGCCATCCACGAGGTCCTTGAGGACTATGATCCCAGCAGTGCAATGATAGGCGTTATCGGCTCCCACTCCGCGCTCGACACCTGCGATGGTGCGGTGGAGGAGGGCTTCCACACCTTGGCCGTATGCCAGGAGGGCAGGGACGCTCCCTATTCCCGTTACTTCAAGGCGTTCCGTGATAAGAAGGACAACGTGACCCGGGGGATGGTGGACGAGGTCATGCTGCTGCCCAGGTTCAAGGACATCCTGAGACCGGACATCATGTCGGACCTCCGGAGCCGAAACGTCCTGTTCGTGCCCAACCGCTCCTTCACCTCCTACTGCTCGATCGATTCGGTGGAGAATGATTTCCTGGTGCCCCTTGTGGGATCGCGCAACCTCCTCCGCAGCGAGGACCGGGGCGGGCCCCAGGACTACTACTGGCTCCTGGACAAGGCGGGGATGCCCTACCCCCGGAAGATCACAGATCCACAGGACATAGACTCCCTCAGCATCGTGAAGCTCCATCATGCCAAGAAGAAGCTAGAGAGGGGTTTCTTCACCTGCGCGTCCTATGATGAGTATGTTCAGAAATCGGAGCAACTGATCAGGCAGGGGGTCATCGACCGGGAGACCCTGGAGAGCGCGAGGATGGAGGAGTACATCATCGGCCCCGTGTTCAACCTGGACTTCTTCTACTCGCCCCTGGAGAAGCGCGGGGAGCGGGTGGAGCTCATCGGAGTGGACTGGAGGTTCGAGAGCTCCCTCGACGGGCATGTGCGCATACCTGCTGTCCAGCAGATCACCTTGAACGAGGAGCAGAAGGTACCCGAGTACACCGTCTGCGGCCATAATTCCGCAACCCTTAGGGAGAGCCTGCTGGAGAAGGCGTTCGAGCTCGCAGAGAAGTACGTCCAGGCGACCAAGGAGCTGTTCTCTCCGGGCATCATCGGACCGTTCTGCCTCCAGACCTGTGTGGACAAGGACCTCAACTTCTTCATCTATGATGTGGCGCCACGCATCGGCGGCGGCACCAACGTCCATATGAACGTGGGGCATGCCTACGGCAACTCCCTGTGGCGCCAGAACATGTCCACCGGGCGCAGGCTGGCCATGGAGGTCAGGAGGGCGGTGGAGGAAGGGCGCCTCAAGGAGATCGTGACCTGA
- a CDS encoding Mg/Co/Ni transporter MgtE — MFKETRTFFVNNRSVFSLGMVALMISSLGDLIAGVTLGTMSGTLELLPGLMILIPPAIGMRGNIFGALGSRLGTAMHIGTFEISFRKGGILRSNMESSLLLTLAMSVLMGVLASATCLLLGLESMSVEKLIFISVLGGILAGLVLILINIIVAGIGFRRNWDIDNISAPLITAAGDIVTLPMLFLSAIIVLNSPDFTILLFSIMFILVTIVLVGMAISKGTGEMRRIFVQSAPVLTLCILLDIVAGVTIEHQLEALVALPVLLVLIPPFLEDANALGGILTSRFSSLLHMGILEPGRAPGRVAMENFAIIYIFALWVFTLLGISSYAVGLLLGLASPPLWEMVFLSLTAGLVTVTILNIIAYYVAVMTYRFSLDPDDHSIPLTSSAIDSVGAVALMVFIVIMGLSVG; from the coding sequence TTGTTCAAGGAGACAAGGACCTTCTTTGTAAACAACAGATCGGTCTTCTCCCTGGGCATGGTAGCACTGATGATCTCCTCGTTAGGCGATCTCATCGCCGGCGTCACCCTAGGCACCATGAGCGGCACCTTGGAGCTGCTTCCCGGTCTCATGATCCTCATACCTCCGGCCATCGGTATGCGGGGCAACATCTTCGGCGCCCTGGGGAGCCGTCTGGGCACCGCGATGCACATAGGTACCTTTGAGATCTCCTTCCGCAAGGGGGGCATCCTCCGATCGAACATGGAGTCCTCCCTGCTCCTCACTCTGGCCATGTCCGTCCTCATGGGTGTCCTTGCCAGCGCCACCTGCCTCCTGCTGGGACTGGAGTCCATGTCCGTGGAGAAGCTGATCTTCATCTCCGTTCTCGGCGGCATACTGGCCGGCCTGGTCCTGATCCTCATCAACATCATCGTGGCGGGCATCGGGTTCCGGCGCAACTGGGACATCGACAACATTTCCGCTCCGCTGATCACGGCGGCCGGGGACATCGTGACCCTGCCCATGCTGTTCCTCTCGGCCATAATCGTCCTCAACTCCCCGGATTTCACCATCCTCCTGTTCTCGATAATGTTCATCCTCGTGACCATCGTGCTGGTGGGAATGGCCATATCCAAGGGAACGGGGGAGATGCGGCGCATCTTTGTACAGAGCGCTCCCGTTCTCACCTTGTGCATCCTGCTGGACATAGTCGCGGGGGTGACCATCGAGCACCAGCTGGAGGCCCTGGTGGCACTGCCGGTCCTGCTGGTACTGATACCCCCCTTCCTGGAGGACGCCAACGCCCTGGGGGGCATCCTCACATCCCGCTTCTCATCCCTGCTGCACATGGGTATCCTGGAACCGGGGAGGGCCCCGGGGAGGGTGGCCATGGAGAACTTCGCCATCATCTACATCTTCGCTCTGTGGGTGTTCACACTCCTGGGCATATCATCCTACGCCGTGGGGCTGCTTCTAGGGCTGGCCTCACCGCCCCTGTGGGAGATGGTTTTCCTGTCTTTGACCGCAGGTCTGGTGACGGTGACGATCCTCAACATCATCGCCTACTACGTGGCCGTGATGACGTATCGCTTCTCCCTCGACCCCGATGACCATTCCATCCCCTTGACCTCCTCGGCCATAGACTCCGTGGGGGCGGTGGCGCTCATGGTGTTCATCGTCATCATGGGGCTGTCCGTGGGTTGA
- a CDS encoding potassium transporter TrkA yields the protein MPFFDSPDDEEDEHLTVRELLTEMKDISEVIVDLAYAALLFDSQEIGAEVHHLGSRMDTLNHEIKIRMMLASRTKQDAVQLSVLLQVAEGAAAMSKAAGDIVDLLELNPKGSPIVSLVLKEAEEKIRLQTLSEQSDMKGKTLESLSVETETGMRIIAIKRGIRWIYDPEKEVTLKEGDVLVVRGTEDGFERLRRFATGMEKWPVYPQEGP from the coding sequence ATGCCTTTCTTCGATTCCCCCGACGATGAGGAAGACGAGCATCTGACCGTAAGGGAGCTTCTCACCGAGATGAAGGACATCTCGGAGGTCATTGTGGACTTGGCATATGCTGCCCTGCTGTTCGACAGCCAGGAGATCGGTGCCGAGGTGCATCATCTCGGATCGAGGATGGACACCCTCAACCACGAGATCAAGATCCGCATGATGCTAGCATCGCGTACCAAGCAGGACGCGGTGCAGCTATCCGTCCTCCTGCAGGTGGCCGAGGGTGCCGCCGCCATGTCCAAGGCCGCGGGTGACATCGTGGACCTGCTGGAGCTGAACCCCAAGGGCAGCCCCATCGTGAGCCTGGTGCTCAAGGAGGCGGAAGAGAAGATCCGCCTGCAGACGCTGTCCGAGCAGTCGGACATGAAGGGCAAGACCCTGGAATCTCTGAGCGTGGAGACTGAAACTGGGATGAGGATCATAGCCATAAAGCGGGGGATCCGCTGGATCTACGACCCGGAGAAGGAAGTGACCCTGAAGGAGGGTGACGTCCTGGTGGTCCGCGGGACCGAGGACGGTTTTGAGCGCCTGCGGCGCTTCGCTACCGGAATGGAGAAGTGGCCAGTGTACCCACAGGAGGGACCGTGA